CTGCTGCCTTCCTGATCGGTCCTCGCATCCCTACATTGCAGGGACTTCCTACCGGAGAACTTCATGTCATCTCGTTTCCCCGGTCTTTCCCGCATACGCTTGAAAGGCCTCGCTTTATTCCTCCTGCTGGCTGCCATGCCGGCCGGCTTCGCGCAAGCCGCCGACGAGCCGGATCTGATCTTCCGCCGCTCCACCGTTTTCAAATGGCTGAGCCCGAACGACAAGCTTGCGACCTATGGCCTCGACGATCCCGAGGTCGAGGGCGTGGCCTGTCATTTCACGGTGCCGGAGAAGGGCGGCTTCAAGGGCTGGCTCGGGCTCGCCGAGGAGGTCTCTGACATCTCACTCGCCTGTCGGCAGGTCGGGCCCATCAAGTTCAAGGACAAGCTGGAGCAGGGCGACGACATGTTCCGGAGGCGCCGCTCGCTGTTCTTCAAGAAGATGCAGATCGTGCGCG
This genomic interval from Bradyrhizobium sp. CB82 contains the following:
- a CDS encoding CreA family protein — translated: MSSRFPGLSRIRLKGLALFLLLAAMPAGFAQAADEPDLIFRRSTVFKWLSPNDKLATYGLDDPEVEGVACHFTVPEKGGFKGWLGLAEEVSDISLACRQVGPIKFKDKLEQGDDMFRRRRSLFFKKMQIVRGCDTKRNVLVYMVYSDKLIEGSPKNSTSTVPIMPWGPTDTTIQKCGDFFTQ